In Gossypium arboreum isolate Shixiya-1 chromosome 6, ASM2569848v2, whole genome shotgun sequence, the following are encoded in one genomic region:
- the LOC108486185 gene encoding nucleosome assembly protein 1;2: MSNEGVNFNMSGLGDALNAEARAGLVNALKNKLQSLAGDHSDVLESLSPIVRKRVEVLREIQSQHDELEAKFFEERAALEAKYQKLYQPLYAKRYDIVNGLADAEGTANEAAKDQGEEKDAEEKGVPDFWLTAMKNNEVLSDEITERDEGALKYLKDIKWYRVEEPKGFKLEFYFDTNPYFKNTVLTKTYLMIDEDEPILEKAIGTEIEWYPGKCLTQKLLKKKPKKGSKNAKPITKTEECESFFNFFNPPQVPEDDEDIDEDTAEELQNQMEQDYDIGSTIRDKIIPHAVSWFTGEAIQGDELDIDDDEEDDDDDDEEEEDDEEEDEDADDEDEDDDEGSKTKKKSAHKKSGKAVGDGQQGERPPECKQQ; the protein is encoded by the exons ATGAGCAACGAAGGAGTTAACTTCAACATGTCCGGTCTTGGCGATG CTCTTAATGCCGAAGCACGAGCTGGTCTCGTTAACGCTCTCAAG AATAAACTTCAAAGTCTTGCTGGGGATCACTCCGATGTGCTGGAGAGCCTATCACCGATTGTCAGGAAGCGTGTCGAGGTTCTTAGGGAGATCCAG AGCCAACATGATGAATTGGAGGCTAAGTTTTTTGAGGAGAGGGCTGCACTTGAAGCTAAATATCAAAAACTATATCAACCCTTGTATGCAAAG CGATATGATATTGTGAATGGCCTTGCTGATGCTGAAGGAACAGCAAATGAAGCTGCCAAGGACCAAGGAGAGGAAAAGGATGCTGAAG AGAAAGGGGTGCCTGATTTTTGGCTTACTGCAATGAAAAATAATGAAGTGCTCTCTGATGAG ATCACTGAGCGTGATGAAGGAGCTCTCAAGTATCTCAAGGATATTAAGTGGTACAGGGTAGAGGAACCCAAAGGATTCAAGCTTGAGTTTTACTTTGACACCAATCCTTATTTCAAGAATACTGTGCTGACAAAGACATATCTCATGATTGATGAAGATGAACCTATTCTTGAGAAAGCAATTGG GACTGAAATTGAATGGTATCCTGGAAAATGCTTAACTCAAAAGCTTCTTAAAAAGAAGCCTAAGAAGGGTTCAAAGAATGCCAAGCCAATCACTAAAACAGAGGAGTGTGAAAGTTTCTTCAACTTCTTCAATCCTCCGCAAGTTCCTGAGGATGATGAAGACATTGATGAAGATACT GCTGAGGAGCTACAAAATCAAATGGAACAAGATTATGACATCGG ATCAACAATTCGGGACAAGATTATTCCACATGCTGTGTCATGGTTTACAGGAGAAGCTATCCAGGGAGATGAGCTTGATATAGATGacgatgaagaagatgacgatgaTGATGATGAGGAGGAAGAGGATGATGAGGAAGAGGATGAGGATGCTGACGATGAGGATGAGGATGATGACGAAGGAAGTAAGACCAAAAAGAAG TCTGCTCATAAG AAGAGTGGTAAAGCAGTAGGGGATGGGCAGCAAGGTGAGAGGCCTCCGGAATGCAAGCAGCAGTAG
- the LOC108486184 gene encoding DNA repair protein recA homolog 3, mitochondrial-like, which translates to MASFLRNVSSLKRSLFAPQVCRGGVLRSSSQLCNFSSKGRRKSKSDSSDSCDENMSKKDLALKLALDQITSSFGKGSIMWLGRAMSHRNVPVVSTGSFALDIALGIGGLPKGRVIEIFGPEASGKTTLALHVIAEAQKQGGYCAFVDAEHALDPALAETIGVNTENLLLSQPDCGEQALSLVDTLIRSGSVDVVVVDSVAALVPKGELDGEMGDAHMAMQARLMSQALRKICHSLSLSQTILILINQVRSKLSTFGFGGPTEVTCGGNALKFYASVRLNIKRTGLVKKGEETIGSQVLVKVVKNKLAPPFKNAEFELEFGKGISREGEIIDLATKHKLVTKSGAFYSFNDRKLHGKEAFRRFLAENGSALDELVMRLREKLLDAERKKERQTDISDENTSEEPVPIETNDEEAVIAIEA; encoded by the exons ATGGCCAGCTTTCTTCGAAATGTTTCATCTCTTAAACGTTCTCTCTTCGCTCCACAG GTTTGTAGGGGAGGGGTGTTAAGGTCATCTTCTCAGCTGTGTAACTTTTCTTCTAAAG GTAGAAGGAAATCCAAGTCAGATTCAAGTGATTCGTGCGATGAGAATATGTCCAAGAAAGATTTAGCTCTAAAACTTGCCTTGGATCAGATTACGAGTTCTTTTGGAAAAGGATCTATCATGTGGCTTGGTCGTGCTATGTCTCATCGAAATGTTCCAGTAGTTTCCACTGGTTCTTTTGCTCTGGACATAGCACTTGGAATCGGTGGCCTTCCAAAA GGCCGTGTCATAGAGATATTTGGACCAGAGGCTTCTGGGAAAACGACACTTGCTTTACATGTAATTGCTGAAGCACAAAAGCAAGGAG GTTATTGTGCTTTTGTCGATGCTGAGCATGCTCTTGATCCTGCTCTAGCTGAGACAATTGGGGTGAACACTGAGAATTTGCTCCTTTCGCAACCAGATTGTGGAGAACAAGCTCTCAGTCTTGTGGACACCCTTATACGTAGTGGATCAGTTGATGTTGTAGTTGTTGACAGC GTAGCTGCCCTTGTGCCTAAAGGCGAGCTTGATGGCGAGATGGGTGATGCTCATATGGCAATGCAGGCTAGACTGATGAGCCAAGCTCTTCGTAAAATATGCCATTCCTTATCATTGTCTCAAACCATATTGATTTTAATAAATCAG GTGAGGTCAAAACTTTCGACATTTGGATTTGGTGGGCCAACCGAAGTTACCTGCGGTGGTAATGCCTTGAAGTTTTATGCTTCAGTGCGTCTAAATATAAAGAGAACAGGGCTTGTCAAGAAAGGAGAAGAG ACTATTGGAAGTCAAGTTCTTGTGAAGGTTGTGAAGAACAAGCTTGCCCCTCCATTTAAGAATGCTGAATTTGAGCTTGAGTTTGGCAAGGGAATATCCCGGGAAGGGGAGATCATAGATTTGGCAACGAAACACAAACTTGTTACAAAGTCTGGCGCATTCTACAGTTTCAACGACAGGAAACTCCATGGCAAGGAAGCCTTCAGAAGGTTTTTGGCTGAAAATGGAAGTGCTCTTGACGAACTTGTGATGAGACTTAGAGAAAAGCTACTAGATGCTGAGAGAAAGAAGGAACGGCAAACAGATATCTCGGATGAGAATACTTCAGAAGAACCAGTTCCAATTGAAACTAATGATGAAGAAGCTGTAATCGCCATTGAAGCTTAA